One window of Novipirellula aureliae genomic DNA carries:
- a CDS encoding YbaN family protein — protein MIRISCRVDGHGPQWRVLRRPWSSAAVFFGLGMVGVVLPGIPTTPFLLLMCYFLIRVSPRLHAKALAWPVVGKPLRDWHEKQGVHYHIKVLAYLLVALLVGYTIIFGDLHVSVKAVIFVLSIVGIAVVVRLPTIHRKRGCS, from the coding sequence TTGATTCGAATATCGTGTCGTGTTGATGGGCACGGGCCTCAGTGGCGTGTTCTTCGGCGGCCGTGGTCTTCGGCGGCCGTGTTCTTCGGACTAGGAATGGTCGGCGTCGTTTTACCGGGCATTCCGACGACGCCGTTTCTTTTGCTGATGTGCTATTTCTTGATTCGGGTGTCGCCCCGTCTGCACGCAAAAGCCTTGGCATGGCCAGTGGTTGGCAAGCCACTACGAGATTGGCATGAGAAGCAGGGAGTCCATTATCACATCAAGGTGCTTGCTTACTTATTGGTTGCTCTGCTTGTTGGCTACACGATTATTTTCGGCGATTTGCACGTCAGCGTCAAAGCCGTCATTTTCGTTTTGTCGATCGTTGGGATTGCCGTGGTCGTTCGCCTGCCAACGATCCATCGAAAACGTGGCTGCAGCTAG
- a CDS encoding DUF542 domain-containing protein, protein MKPSESHYTKRVGQWVAEHPQTADVFEMLRIDYCCDGDKTLEQASWEHGLELLRVHSLLQRTIAEIEDASVDDWLHASLSGLCDHIEQKHHAYLKNTLPTLTSLIAEVVEVYGDAHAELGELQDYFVGWRSEILNVMAMEERDLFPAIRQLDEATFTGERFGRGDDFRQLSVPIRRVIYDHEDIGQSLRSARVVAADYKPPSDAGQTYRQMLGLLRRVETDTRHHVHKENYILFPRVLDLVTQSAA, encoded by the coding sequence ATGAAACCGTCTGAATCCCATTACACGAAACGAGTTGGCCAGTGGGTTGCCGAGCATCCGCAGACGGCGGATGTGTTTGAGATGCTACGGATTGATTACTGCTGCGATGGTGACAAGACCCTCGAGCAAGCAAGTTGGGAACATGGGCTGGAATTGCTACGTGTCCATTCGTTGCTGCAGCGGACCATTGCTGAAATCGAGGACGCCTCCGTTGACGATTGGCTTCATGCCTCGTTGAGTGGATTGTGTGACCATATCGAACAGAAACATCACGCTTATTTGAAGAACACGCTTCCTACATTGACGAGCCTGATTGCAGAAGTGGTTGAGGTTTATGGTGATGCGCACGCAGAGCTTGGTGAACTGCAAGATTATTTTGTTGGCTGGCGTAGCGAGATACTAAACGTCATGGCCATGGAGGAACGAGATTTGTTCCCAGCGATCCGCCAGTTGGATGAGGCGACGTTTACGGGAGAAAGGTTCGGTCGGGGCGACGACTTCCGTCAACTCTCGGTGCCGATTCGGCGAGTCATTTACGATCACGAGGACATTGGCCAATCGCTTCGCAGCGCACGGGTGGTGGCGGCGGACTATAAGCCTCCGAGTGATGCAGGCCAAACCTACCGACAGATGTTAGGTTTGCTTCGTCGCGTTGAGACCGACACACGTCATCACGTTCACAAAGAGAATTACATATTATTTCCGCGAGTTCTGGACTTGGTAACACAGTCAGCGGCATAA
- a CDS encoding MFS transporter produces the protein MKAFSIHREAMKAGLHGVVAIVILAVLILIGSRNLSHFDAALVGYTFATLFAAFGITYRYSMWLQRPPTAMYWRRGWQAFFRKRAGRRNLVLWLRRVCEDFAANLFIFRRGFFRWAAHFLIMWGCILAAAITFPLVFGWVHFEFAGDGFDTYRANVFGFPTMSFQIDSLLGFMIFHGLVWASFLVIAGVMLAMRRRMRGRDALAIQRFGEDFLPLIMLFAVSVTGLMLVVSYSWMHGFAYEFLSITHAVTVIFTLLWMPFGKFFHLFQRPAQLGVAFYKDAGKSGEQAICLRCDQPFASKMHVEDLIQVEEQLGYCYEMSDGPADHYQRICPRCRRVSLALAQGIAWNKA, from the coding sequence TTGAAAGCGTTTTCCATTCACCGAGAAGCGATGAAAGCTGGTCTGCACGGCGTTGTCGCGATTGTGATATTGGCCGTGCTGATTCTTATCGGCTCGCGCAATCTCTCGCACTTCGATGCGGCTCTGGTAGGCTACACCTTTGCGACGTTATTCGCCGCATTCGGCATCACCTATCGTTATTCGATGTGGTTACAGCGACCGCCAACCGCGATGTATTGGCGGCGTGGCTGGCAAGCATTCTTTCGTAAGCGTGCAGGACGTCGTAATTTGGTTCTGTGGTTGCGACGAGTCTGTGAAGATTTTGCTGCGAACTTGTTTATTTTCCGCCGCGGCTTCTTTCGCTGGGCGGCGCACTTTTTGATTATGTGGGGCTGCATCCTCGCGGCAGCGATTACATTCCCGCTTGTCTTTGGTTGGGTTCATTTCGAATTCGCTGGCGATGGTTTTGATACCTATCGCGCGAACGTGTTTGGATTTCCGACCATGTCGTTCCAGATCGATTCTCTACTGGGCTTCATGATATTTCATGGATTGGTTTGGGCGTCCTTCCTTGTCATCGCAGGCGTGATGTTGGCGATGCGCCGGCGGATGCGAGGGCGAGATGCGTTGGCCATCCAACGGTTCGGTGAAGATTTCCTACCGTTGATCATGTTGTTCGCTGTCAGCGTGACTGGCTTGATGCTCGTCGTCAGCTATTCATGGATGCACGGTTTTGCTTACGAGTTTTTGTCAATCACACATGCCGTCACCGTCATCTTCACCTTGCTTTGGATGCCATTCGGGAAGTTTTTTCACTTGTTTCAACGGCCCGCTCAACTGGGCGTCGCATTTTACAAGGATGCGGGGAAGAGTGGTGAGCAGGCGATCTGTCTGCGGTGTGATCAACCGTTTGCATCGAAAATGCATGTGGAGGATTTGATTCAAGTGGAGGAGCAATTGGGCTATTGTTACGAGATGTCGGATGGCCCCGCAGATCATTACCAGCGGATCTGTCCGCGCTGTCGCCGCGTCTCGCTGGCGCTTGCGCAGGGTATCGCATGGAACAAAGCATAG
- a CDS encoding DUF488 domain-containing protein, whose translation MSGKERTIEITRAYVCPESDNAYRVLVDRLWPRGVKKESLKLDQWAKRLAPSDKLRKWFAHDPEKWAEFRKLFLKELSGNKDEAYELLRAAGDKAILLIYAAKDEEHNNAVVLKEYLGRLSPPDV comes from the coding sequence ATGAGTGGAAAAGAACGAACGATTGAAATCACCAGAGCTTACGTTTGCCCTGAGTCAGACAACGCCTATCGAGTACTCGTCGATCGACTTTGGCCGCGCGGTGTGAAAAAAGAATCGTTGAAGTTGGACCAATGGGCAAAGCGACTCGCGCCGAGCGACAAGCTACGAAAATGGTTCGCCCATGATCCCGAGAAGTGGGCAGAGTTCCGGAAGCTTTTCCTTAAGGAATTGTCGGGAAACAAAGACGAAGCCTACGAATTGTTGCGGGCGGCTGGCGACAAAGCGATCCTACTGATCTATGCGGCCAAGGACGAAGAGCACAACAATGCCGTTGTGTTGAAGGAATATTTGGGCAGACTCAGCCCACCCGATGTCTGA